Part of the Poecilia reticulata strain Guanapo linkage group LG2, Guppy_female_1.0+MT, whole genome shotgun sequence genome is shown below.
TGACCGTAGGCTACCTCTGGGAGGTTAGACAATAGTTAGCGAAGATGCATACTGTGTGCTTAGGACTGAAAAGCAAAGCATACCAGGCATTTACAAAGAATTAAcgcttccttttttctttttttttatataatctaACTCAAATCTGGATGATTATTGATATCCACCTTGTTCTATCAGTGTTTTCTGTAGATGTGAGGTCTCACTAAAGGAATACCAATTTAAACCAAAAGGTTGAacttaaatttagttttaaagatGTACAAGATCAAGTTAATGCTTGACATAAAACTTAACAACAAAGTAATGTTGGGCATAAAACTGCAGCGGCTAATATGGAAAAGAATATGAAATTCCTTATACTAGAAATTCCTGACgtacatttttctcatttctgtaaaatgtaaatacttaAAGCTTTTCAGATACTCTTTGggttgcatattttaaaacattgtagcaattattttgtatttattacagTGTATTAAATAGGAATTCTTCATATGCTGATGACAACCTGATTTTAGACTGAATTTATAATGAGCGCTACAAGCTTAAAAGCTGGTTCCCTAATTTACCAGAACAGAAATCCCTACTGAGATGTTTCACTTGTACtgacaaatacatttttcaaagaaaggAGTGgccattttaaaagacaatGCCACTTATGTTTATAGTTAAATTTAACTGCACATGGCTTCAAGCAGTAGTGGATGTCAGTGGAGYGTTTGTATTCCTGGTGTGAGACCGGTCCATCTACACGAGTATTTCTTGGATAAATCCCATCTTGTCTCGGAAGCGTTAATTTTAAATGGGGACGGGTAATGTGCAGcaagtttttgtgattttttttttctttcttctttttcttttgttaaatcttgaattcattacaaaatgttttatcatgtGCACTAGCTTTTGAACTGTTTCATTTTGCACTACTGTTTAGATAAGAATGCAGAGAATGAGTTATTTCTAATCAGAAATGAATGACGAAACAGTAACTGTGCTTTAAATTCTGCTACGTGTGGAAGCCAATGTAAATATTGTTAACTTACACAGGTTACACGTCACTAGCgttgtttgtaatgttttcctgtagtgcatttacattttaaataataataatggaatAGAGGTAGAtatagttcagatttttttaactcTGAGCCATTTATTTGCTCAGAGAACCGGCTTTATGATGTGTAGGCACAGAACAGGTGCgctatagttttattttctcaaacagAGCAAAGAAATCCCAATTATTAAGCTGAAAGTAAACTAACAGTAACTTTATTTAGAATAGATGCACATGAGTTGTTTACAATTTTTATAGCTGTCCATCCTAACAggtgaataaaataattgtttttctaaagtGCTCCCTACAAAAGGACACAAATTATGCcttagattttagttttagtttttacattgcTTCCATACTTCAGAGGCACAAACCTTTCGTCTAAAAATTGGAGGAAATTTCTGGCACAGCACTGTTTGTCCATTCATTATTGCACTCAGAAAATTcctttatttctgctgcagctggacatGATTAACACAACTGCTTACAGACTGTAATTTAAATTATGAATGTACAGGTATGACTCTTGCTGTTCCCTTGTTCTCTTGTCTTAAGAGAGGTTTTAAATTAGACTTCCTCAGCCGGAGAGAAGATGTCAGAATCCTTCATGCTTGACGATTGAacttttatcttgttttattcCCTTCCTCCCTCCGGTGGAGAGATTTGTCGAAGGAAATGATCCTTATGAATGACGTGTAGACATTTCCCAGTCTTGATCGTCTTTGAAGAATCCTTCGCTTTCACAGCTTTTCTTGTTGGGAACGCTTCAAAGGAATTTGGATGCCAAGCCTCTTGAGCATCATCGTAATCATCGTCGGAAACAAGAAAATGGAGTTTCATTCAGTTCCTTGATAACTTTTTTAATCTCTTGCAAAGAAGCCTTTCTCCAGAAATGTTCTCCTTTTGAACGCGATGTGTATTCATCGTCTTCAGTTCCCTCGTTCGCTTTGGAGACACAAACTGAGCATAAAAAATGTCTCCAGTTGTCCTAATCATGTCCTTTGGCAGCAGATGCGTTTCCCTAGTTCTGTGGAAACTGGGAAATGAACGAACTTCTATGTAAAGTGCAGTTGATCCGAAGAGGATCAGTCGTCATCTCTCACGAAGATGACGAACAGTATGAGACAGGGAAGAGCAGAACAGGCTAATTTTCCACATCTATGAATGTCTGTGTGGGTATTTGCTGAAATGCTGTCTGTCGGTGTGTGCGTGCGGGGGATGTATGCGTGCGCTTGGGCTTGTCTCATGTTGtcttatgtgtttttgtttttatttgtgtaactCAAACGTGCAGTGAGTGCTTCTGACACTCCTTCTTCCCGTTGTGCAGCATGAGGAATGCCAATGGGCTGACGGCTGCTGACCTGGCCCACGCACAGGGATTCCAGGAGTGCGCTCAAATGCTCGCCAATGCCCAGAACCTACAGCAAAACATGGCGCAGTTCCTTAACGGGGCTTTTTTGAACGGCGTGACCCAAAACGGGGGCCACGCTCACGCCACCATCCAGGGACGCAGCTTCTTGAATGGTGTGCCCAACAGGAAGAGGTCCTTCGAAGGAATCGAGGCAAACCCACTGAAAAAGTCCAGACCCAATGGTGAGATCACTCAACtaatgtttctgttgctttgggCTACCTTTTgagaaatgtataaatataaatgtgtattATTACCAAGGCCACTGTGCATTATGGGCTATATGCAGATGTGGTAAAAATGTAATCTGCAGAAATTCCCAAACAATTTACAATTCAGTTCTcccaaaaattatttctaataattYGGGAAGCAAGTTTTCACtactgcaaaaacatttgacagattcttaagttttcttctttgataAATATGATGAAAAGGCTTGTAAGCGTTGCGTAAGTGTTTTCTATTAACCATGGTGTTCAGAGTATGGCCCGGTGCCCGACAGGACCCAATTAACTTTGTGTGGCTCCAGAYAACAATTCAAGAACGGTACAAATCTGTCTTGCAGTACAGGTAGATGATATTTTTTGATGACTGAAGAAttcttttttccagaaactgaaacattaaaatggaagatgattttcattttgacttgtactcaaaagcatttttttttagtttagcaGGAAAMMCCCCCCTAAATTTAGCTGTCTTTTTAATCAGAACAAAAAAGCGCTTTTATTTAATGATTATGATAAAGTTTGGACACTGCTGCATTATAAACTCAATGTAGTGCCACAGATCCAAAATCAGTTGGataaacaatcacaaaaatatgGTGTGAACAACATTGCAAAACCAGataactgatgtttttaatcaaaaccagctgagactttttttattatgcagtgatattttattttatgaattttattaGCTCAGAATttttgcactgcacaaaaatgaatCGTCCCTAAAAAGAGGGAGAAAGTCAATAAGCATAAGTTCTTAAGAACAGCTCTTAAAATTGGTATCAGAAAAATACAAGTTaagatttaatttctaaaaagcTATTCCGTCTGTTCTCAGGACTGTCTATGGCAGCTGGACCGCAGAACGGGAGTGGGCCAYTAGGTGGCCCCGGCGAACCCCAGATGGAGAGCATGAACATGGAGATGGCGCCAGCTGTAACCTCAGGTGGGCCTGGAAGCTTTGCATTTGGGCTGAATGGGTTTGCCCCRCCTCAGGGGCCGTGGCCGGTGGATCAGTGTGTGAACCAGGGGCCGCAGGATGAGTCGAGCCCTGCTGCTAAAGAGCTGGAGGTCATCACTGTGGCGTCAATGCAGACTCCATGTCGTTGCACTAACTCTTATGCCTACCTGTAGAGGGAGCTGTGYGTGCGTGYGTGTGTGTGTACTGGTCCACTAATATAAATTGTTTGTATTATCAGATCTACCTGTTCTGTGATTCGCACACAAGGGAATGACTTAAATTTGAAAGATGTgtagaagtgtgtgtgtggtatgTTTCATAATTACCTATGTAACTGATATTTGGAtgaatataacttttttttttctagttgtaCATCTtataaatttatatttctttccaGTTTACCCACATGTAATCCATTAGRTTTATATTTWaagtctgattttgttttgcacaattttatggaAGTACTTGTGCCCCTCAAGAAGAGATAAATGATACCTTCagagtttgtttatttctctcaAGTCAACTTTTGGGAATTTCCTGGATttacaaatttgacttttaaatttaacttttaaagagATGGATAAATCTTGTGTTTACTCACATAACAGCTTGGGGGGGAAATgcagatttacattttatttatttccatttacaaAATCTGTAAGtacaagttttaaataaatSTATTGCTCGGCCACTGCTAGACATATGTATTATTGGTAAAGCAATCCCTCRTGACATTATACAGTAACCTAAACTATTTTATAATTTCAGCCAAAGCATATCCCAACATGAATGTAgctttaaaagataaataatccTCCTGCCTTTWGTAGTTGGTAGCTTTTAAAATGCTATTYGGGCTTGATCCCTCTAGTTGTTTCTGATCTGGCTTAAATACTACATACTGTATATTCTGTATGttgagtgtttttattcagtaagCAGGGcttatttgtgtcattatgtCACAGAATATCTTATGTAATTATCAAATTTAGTCATCTGTTTTACAGTTGTGTTAAAGCAGCTCCAGGAAGATTGCTTGGTTTTCAGAAAGCCTTACATCCTGAGCTTTTGttcaacagttttaaaaaaaccctATCCAttatttctctcctttttatagatgaaaagctttttttttcactattggTTGCTGTTCTCCATGTCGGTGGTGTTTTCTGTTTATACTTTTATATGAARGAGGTGAGTGTATTTTGAAAATGCAGCTCTTTGTACTTAGCAGGTTTAGCTTTGTACTTGACTGTGTGAAAGCATTAAATGTGGATGGTTTTTATAAACATGATGGtgtttgcctttgttttttcatgctTCAAAtcattcattgtatttttttaatcttttttttttttaatggcttttaAATATAAGAACAAATGAGATATTATGCATTTTCTCTAATGCTAATCAGCTTTGCTTCCGATACTTTGTGGATTGCcaggattttaaataaacttttttgggAAATATCAATAAATCCAGTCATGTAAAGCAAGGACTGACTTTTCATGTGAACATGACCCACTTTTCATGTGAACATGACCCACTTTTACCAAAGTGTCTGGTCAAAGCTTGTCGAGTGGCGTCAGGATCTTGGGTGTATTTCGCAACTTATTGATCATATTTTGTGTGGAATCCAGAAagttacagaacagtttttttttttagtgcttcGAAACTGGGTCGCTTACTAGTCTAATTTTATAACTGACTGCTGGTACCTGAATACTActatattttaaagttgtgcaaaacaaaatcagtccaGATTTTACCTGCATCATATATAATAAGCAGGTTTAATCAATgtgtatttgcttttttttgcttttttttttttttttttttttgattactgtttttgtttacagtggCGGGTGAGAGACACTGCGGGGATATTTCCTCAAGTAGCCCAACAGCAGGAATGATCCTTGGTCAGCACATCTGCAGTGAGCTCAGTAGCAGTGTTGGCAGCCAGGTGGAGCACCAGAAGTCTGTCAAAGCAGAGCAGATGTATGACCATACCCTCTACAGCACCATGCTTCTTTACCACGGATGCTAAAGTGACAAGAATGTAGATCAATTTTAAGCATTCATCTGCCTTGAAGCCACTGAGTGgtcatgtttttgctttttgtgcttt
Proteins encoded:
- the ankrd10b gene encoding ankyrin repeat domain-containing protein 10b is translated as MSLGVESGFSSEEVLNSRFPLHRACRDGDVGALCSLLQCTSNPADLTVEDTFYGWTPIHWAAHFGKLECVMRLVQVGCGVNSVTSRFAQTPTHIAAFGGHPECLLWLLQAGADINRQDYVGETPIHKAARAGSLDCINALLIQGAKADMRNANGLTAADLAHAQGFQECAQMLANAQNLQQNMAQFLNGAFLNGVTQNGGHAHATIQGRSFLNGVPNRKRSFEGIEANPLKKSRPNGLSMAAGPQNGSGPLGGPGEPQMESMNMEMAPAVTSVAGERHCGDISSSSPTAGMILGQHICSELSSSVGSQVEHQKSVKAEQMYDHTLYSTMLLYHGC